From one Diorhabda carinulata isolate Delta chromosome 12, icDioCari1.1, whole genome shotgun sequence genomic stretch:
- the LOC130899878 gene encoding GATA zinc finger domain-containing protein 4-like: MNSEVTINELTRALNNLLLETTTDSNPTNSSSTVNNQIDMAVQPLKWEYSNCIPDFDGNPNDLNRFISVSESLISNFIDRTNPNNYQNVYLLNSIIAKIKGKAKTVINIQTCNTWNELKDVLMRNFSDQRDEVCFNRDLVMLRQSSNESPQSFYDKCLHILNLLCSYVNLHESTEEGKHLKRQIYQNLTLKTFLSGLKEPIGTTIRCMKPTSLSEAMQFVLQEENVHYLQNPSRNNHRTQPFKNNSRPNRNFHSLSSSSQTFNSQTPNNLCARQHNFPSQPIPINPRTTYQNFPRASQVFNRPNQNVNVFRPNPNANFHKPIPMSISTRATASNTQNQPIYKRPPPSTNNFRQSKKPNYTSEELYNVDIQENYDPENREYLNNNYDDSDHTTDQLNLNNSNSNNDDDRVDRNENFRLDNLKILQAKLNFQEGFLIIPSSKIKLHYHEVNVDLNLVTVSPRTQQVVKIKTSVTHGDIIVPYPNVYNCEIPQCLTTARNGYALTTILNKSDSTVSLDFSEPFQVESFDENELQNVDLNNIDSHNTLLDLNKIRTDHMNKEEKKKILKLCQEYSDIFYKEGEPLSFTNKINHNIRTTDEIPIYSKTYQYPFIHKQEVAN, encoded by the exons ATGAATTCTGAAGTAACTATTAACGAACTAACTCGAgcattgaataatttattattagaaaccACTACTGACTCTAACCCGACAAATTCAAGTAGTACAGTAAATAATCAAATAGATATGGCGGTACAACCTTTGAAATGggaatattcaaattgtattCCTGATTTTGACGGAAATCCAAATGACTTGAATAGATTTATTTCTGTTAGCGAATCACTCATAAGCAATTTCATTGATAGAACTAATCCTAATAATTaccaaaatgtttatttgttgaATTCGATAATAGCAAAAATAAAGGGTAAAGCTAAGACAGTAATTAATATCCAAACATGTAATACTTGGAACGAATTGAAAGATGTCTTGATGAGAAATTTCTCGGATCAGCGAGATGAAGTATGTTTCAATAGAGATCTTGTAATGCTAAGACAAAGTTCTAATGAAAGCCCACAATCATTTTACGATAAGTGTTTACACATTTTGAACTTACTTTGCAGTTATGTAAACTTACACGAATCTACAGAAGAAGGTAAACATTTAAAACGACaaatataccaaaatttaaCCTTGAAAACTTTTCTTTCTGGACTAAAAGAACCTATCGGGACTACAATACGTTGTATGAAACCAACCTCGTTAAGCGAAGCAATGCAATTCGTTTTACAAGAGGAAAACGTGCACTATTTACAAAATCCATCGAGAAATAATCATAGAACACaaccttttaaaaataactcgaGACCA AATCGAAATTTTCATTCGCTCAGTTCCAGTTCACAAACATTCAATTCTCAAACTCCGAATAATTTGTGCGCAAGACAGCACAACTTTCCTTCACAACCAATCCCAATAAATCCAAGAACtacatatcaaaattttcctaGAGCGTCGCAAGTTTTCAACAGGCCCAATCAAAATGTAAACGTCTTCAGGCCAAATCCGAACGCAAACTTTCATAAGCCAATACCCATGTCCATTAGCACACGAGCTACCGCTTCAAATACTCAAAATCAACCAATATATAAAAGGCCGCCGCCATCTACAAACAATTTTAGACAATCTAAAAAGCCGAACTATACTTCTGAAGAATTATATAACGTCGATATTCAAGAAAACTATGATCCCGAAAATAgggaatatttgaataataattatgatgattCTGATCATACTACTGATCAACTTAACCtaaataattctaattctaataatgACGACGATAGAGTAGatagaaacgaaaattttc GATTAGACAATTTAAAGATATTACAAGCAAAACTAAATTTCCAAGAAGGATTTCTTATCATTCCTTCTagtaaaataaaactacattatCACGAAGTTAACGTTGACCTTAATCTTGTAACTGTATCCCCTAGAACACAACaagttgttaaaataaaaacaagtgtCACTCATGGAGATATTATTGTACCTTATCCAAATGTTTATAACTGTGAAATTCCACAATGTCTTACTACTGCAAGAAATGGATATGCTCTAacaacaatattaaataaatctgaCAGTACCGTATCATTAGATTTTTCAGAACCATTTCAAGTAGAAAGCTTTGACGAAAACGAATTACAAAACGTTGACCTAAATAATATTGACTCACACAATACACTATTAGACCTTAACAAAATTAGAACGGATCACATGAacaaagaagagaaaaaaaaaatactaaaacttTGTCAAGAATATAGCGATATATTTTACAAAGAGGGCGAACCACTATcgtttacaaataaaattaatcataacATACGAACAACAGACGAAATACctatatattcaaaaacttaTCAGTACCCTTTCATACATAAGCAAGAAGTTGctaattaa
- the LOC130899879 gene encoding uncharacterized protein LOC130899879 — translation MYGKRQRQNDNMPPMFDIYRKPMFDDSIRKAEYRTYAPFIKSFNCSDIVEFSINQVDSFFAMSETLLCIKGSLEIHGAGDVKLANNVGAFLFDSCTYSESAREMETVRDPGIVSAVRAMTCYNQEDSNHMAIAGWNYPKDPILNVSDQSFNLQIPLKHIFSIFNDYSMITCGRQTIRLVRARNDNDCLYITEKNASGTLSTTTAKINITSVELKVKHIFPNDDIKLNLMKSIQKDQPIVIPFRKWELHELPSITKGARHEVWAVKTSTSVERPRFVIVFFQTGKRNLSTADPTLFDNADVQSIRLSLNGDYWPNERMQLDFAKNDYNESYFNYTEFYPNYANSTQKRPLLDYSSFKKRALFVIDCSKQEESMKASTVDVKLDIEANIGFPENTKVYCIIIHDCVMEYFPLTEIVKSLN, via the coding sequence ATGTATGGAAAACGTCAACGCCAAAACGACAACATGCCTCCAATGTTTGATATCTACCGTAAGCCGATGTTTGACGATTCAATTCGAAAGGCTGAATACAGAACCTATGCTCCATTTATAAAGTCATTCAATTGCAGTGACATTGTGGAGTTTAGCATTAATCAGGTTGATTCGTTCTTTGCAATGAGCGAAACTTTGTTGTGCATTAAAGGTTCGCTTGAAATACACGGAGCTGGTGACGTAAAATTAGCAAATAATGTTGGAGCCTTTCTATTCGATTCATGTACGTACAGTGAAAGTGCCAGGGAAATGGAAACAGTTCGGGATCCTGGAATAGTGAGTGCCGTACGTGCTATGACTTGTTATAACCAAGAAGATTCCAATCATATGGCTATAGCCGGCTGGAATTACCCGAAAGATCCTATTCTGAATGTTAGCGACCAGTCCTTCAACCTTCAAATACCTCTCAAacatattttcagcattttcaaCGATTATTCAATGATTACATGTGGGCGTCAAACAATACGACTAGTTCGGGCACGAAATGATAATGATTGCTTATATATTACTGAAAAGAATGCCTCTGGAACGCTCTCCACTACAACAgctaaaataaacattacaagCGTTGAGCTAAAAGTTAAACATATCTTTCCTAATGACGacataaaattaaatctcaTGAAATCCATTCAAAAAGATCAACCTATAGTTATTCCATTTAGGAAGTGGGAGTTACACGAATTACCCTCAATTACTAAAGGAGCAAGACATGAAGTTTGGGCTGTCAAGACATCCACTTCAGTTGAAAGACCtcgttttgttattgttttctttcaaaCCGGCAAACGTAACTTGAGTACAGCTGACccgactttatttgacaatgCCGACGTACAAAGTATAAGACTGTCACTTAATGGTGATTATTGGCCCAATGAAAGAATGCAATTGGATTTCGCTAAAAATGATTACAATGAATCCTATTTTAACTATACTGAATTCTATCCCAACTACGCAAACTCCACACAGAAGCGCCCCCTGCTGGATTATTCTTCTTTCAAGAAACGAGCGTTGTTTGTTATCGATTGTTCAAAACAGGAGGAAAGCATGAAGGCATCCACAGTCGATGTGAAACTTGACATTGAAGCAAACATAGGTTTTCCCGAAAATACCAAAGTCTATTGCATCATAATTCACGATTGTGTAATGGAATACTTCCCCCTCACCGAAATTGTTAAAAGCTTGAACTAG